In one Pseudomonas sp. R84 genomic region, the following are encoded:
- a CDS encoding ABC transporter ATP-binding protein, translated as MNQDNLIEVRDLAVEFGFGERVHRVVEGVSFDIKRGETLALVGESGSGKSVTAHSILRLLPYPMARHPAGSINYAGQNLLGLSEKTIRHIRGNRIAMIFQEPMTSLNPLHSIEKQINEVLGIHKGLTGKVATKRTLELLEMVGIPEPHKRLKALPHELSGGQRQRVMIAMALANEPELLIADEPTTALDVTVQLKILDLLKQLQARLGMSLLLISHDLNLVRRIAHRVCVMQRGCIVEQASCAELFRSPQHPYTRELLGAEPSGGPASNKIGAPLLEVEDLKVWFPIKKGLLKRTVDHVKAVDGINFSLPQGQTLGIVGESGSGKSTLGLAILRLIGSKGAIRFEGKQLDCLTQNEVRPLRREMQVVFQDPFGSLSPRMCVGDIVGEGLRIHKMGSAEEQEAAIIAALKEVGLDPETRHRYPHEFSGGQRQRIAIARALVLKPALILLDEPTSALDRTVQRQVVELLRSLQAKYNLTYLFISHDLAVVKALSHQLMVVKHGQVVEQGDAQSIFAAPQHPYTQQLLEAAFLAPATAQ; from the coding sequence ATGAATCAGGACAATCTGATCGAAGTGCGTGACCTCGCCGTCGAATTCGGTTTCGGCGAGCGCGTGCACCGGGTCGTCGAAGGCGTGAGTTTCGACATCAAGCGCGGTGAAACCCTGGCGCTGGTGGGCGAATCCGGCTCGGGCAAATCGGTGACCGCGCACTCGATCCTGCGCCTGCTGCCCTACCCGATGGCCCGTCATCCCGCCGGCAGCATCAACTATGCCGGGCAAAACCTGCTGGGCCTCAGCGAAAAGACCATCCGGCATATTCGCGGCAACCGCATCGCGATGATCTTTCAGGAGCCGATGACTTCGCTGAACCCGCTGCACTCGATCGAGAAGCAGATCAACGAAGTGCTCGGCATCCACAAAGGCCTGACCGGTAAAGTCGCGACCAAGCGCACGCTGGAGCTGCTGGAGATGGTCGGCATTCCCGAGCCGCACAAGCGCCTCAAGGCCCTGCCCCACGAATTGTCCGGCGGCCAGCGTCAGCGGGTGATGATCGCCATGGCTTTGGCCAATGAACCGGAACTGCTGATTGCCGACGAACCGACCACGGCGCTGGACGTGACCGTTCAGCTGAAAATCCTCGATTTGCTCAAGCAATTGCAGGCCCGATTGGGCATGTCGCTGTTACTGATCAGTCACGATTTGAACCTCGTGCGAAGAATTGCGCATCGCGTATGTGTCATGCAGCGCGGTTGCATCGTCGAACAGGCATCGTGCGCAGAGCTGTTCCGTTCGCCGCAGCATCCGTACACTCGCGAATTGCTCGGCGCGGAGCCCAGCGGAGGCCCGGCGAGCAATAAAATCGGCGCGCCGCTGCTTGAAGTCGAGGACCTGAAAGTCTGGTTCCCGATCAAGAAAGGCCTGCTCAAACGCACGGTGGATCACGTCAAGGCAGTGGACGGCATCAATTTCAGCCTGCCCCAGGGTCAGACCTTGGGGATTGTCGGGGAAAGCGGTTCCGGCAAATCCACGCTGGGTCTGGCGATTTTGCGGCTGATCGGTAGCAAAGGCGCGATCCGCTTTGAGGGCAAGCAGCTAGACTGCCTGACGCAGAACGAGGTTCGCCCGTTGCGGCGGGAGATGCAGGTCGTGTTTCAGGACCCGTTTGGCAGCCTGAGCCCGCGCATGTGCGTCGGCGATATCGTTGGCGAAGGCCTGCGGATTCACAAGATGGGCAGCGCCGAGGAGCAAGAAGCGGCGATTATTGCGGCATTGAAGGAGGTAGGTCTGGATCCGGAAACCCGGCACCGCTACCCCCACGAATTTTCCGGTGGGCAACGGCAACGAATCGCCATTGCCCGGGCCTTGGTGCTGAAACCGGCGCTGATCCTGCTGGACGAGCCGACTTCGGCGCTCGACCGGACGGTGCAGCGGCAAGTGGTGGAGCTGTTGCGTTCACTGCAAGCCAAGTACAACCTGACGTATTTGTTCATCAGCCATGACCTGGCTGTCGTCAAAGCGCTGAGCCACCAGTTGATGGTGGTCAAGCATGGCCAAGTGGTCGAACAGGGAGACGCGCAAAGTATTTTTGCCGCCCCCCAACATCCGTATACACAGCAGTTGCTGGAAGCCGCTTTTTTGGCACCAGCCACTGCGCAATAA
- the fabI gene encoding enoyl-ACP reductase FabI, which yields MGFLAGKRVLIVGVASKLSIASGIAAAMHREGAELAFTYQNDKLKGRVEEFAQGWGSSPELCFPCDVASDEEIAKVFEALSKKWDGLDCIVHSVGFAPGDQLDGDFTEATTRDGFRIAHDISAYSFVALAKAGREMMKGRNGSLLTLSYLGAERTMPNYNVMGMAKASLEAGVRYLAGSLGPDGTRVNCVSAGPIRTLAASGIKNFRKMLAANEAQTPLRRNVTIDEVGNAGAFLCSDLASGISGEIMYVDGGFNTTAMGNIEE from the coding sequence ATGGGTTTTCTCGCCGGTAAGCGCGTACTGATCGTCGGTGTCGCCAGCAAGCTGTCCATCGCATCCGGCATTGCTGCCGCCATGCATCGCGAGGGCGCTGAGCTTGCCTTCACTTATCAGAACGACAAACTGAAAGGTCGTGTTGAAGAATTCGCCCAAGGCTGGGGTTCGAGCCCTGAGCTGTGCTTCCCGTGCGACGTGGCCAGCGATGAAGAAATCGCCAAGGTCTTCGAAGCACTGAGCAAGAAGTGGGACGGCCTGGACTGCATCGTTCACTCCGTTGGTTTCGCCCCGGGCGACCAACTGGACGGCGACTTCACCGAAGCCACCACCCGTGACGGTTTCCGCATCGCTCACGACATCAGCGCCTACAGCTTCGTGGCCCTGGCCAAAGCCGGCCGCGAAATGATGAAAGGTCGCAACGGCAGCCTGCTGACCCTGTCGTACCTGGGCGCCGAGCGCACCATGCCGAACTACAACGTCATGGGCATGGCCAAGGCTTCGCTGGAAGCTGGCGTGCGTTACCTGGCCGGCTCTCTGGGCCCGGACGGCACCCGCGTCAACTGCGTATCGGCTGGCCCGATCCGTACCCTGGCAGCCTCCGGCATCAAGAACTTCCGCAAGATGCTGGCCGCCAACGAAGCGCAAACCCCGCTGCGTCGCAACGTCACCATCGACGAAGTCGGCAACGCCGGCGCCTTCCTGTGCTCCGACCTGGCGTCGGGCATCAGCGGTGAAATCATGTACGTCGACGGTGGCTTCAACACCACCGCCATGGGCAACATCGAAGAGTGA
- a CDS encoding ABC transporter permease produces MNLSPLNRRRFELFKANKRGWWSLWLFLILFGLSLGAELIANDKPLVVHYDNNWYFPAIKRYPETTFGGEFPLEANYKSPYIRELLKAKDAWVLWAPIPYSYQSINYDLKVPAPAPPSADNLLGTDDQGRDVLARVIYGFRISVLFALTLTVLSSIIGVIAGALQGFYGGWVDLAGQRFLEIWSGLPVLYLLIILASFVQPNFWWLLGIMLLFSWMSLVDVVRAEFLRGRNLEYVRAARALGMQNGAIMFRHILPNAMVSTMTFMPFILTGAIGTLTALDFLGFGLPAGSPSLGELVAQGKSNLQAPWLGMSAFAVLALMLSLLVFIGESARDAFDPRK; encoded by the coding sequence ATGAACCTGTCCCCTCTCAACCGCCGCCGCTTCGAACTGTTCAAGGCCAACAAGCGTGGCTGGTGGTCGCTGTGGCTGTTTCTGATCCTGTTCGGCCTGAGCCTCGGCGCCGAGCTGATCGCCAACGACAAGCCATTGGTGGTGCATTACGACAACAACTGGTACTTCCCGGCGATCAAACGCTACCCGGAAACCACCTTCGGCGGCGAATTCCCGCTGGAAGCCAACTACAAGAGCCCGTACATCCGCGAATTGCTCAAGGCCAAGGACGCGTGGGTGCTGTGGGCGCCGATTCCCTACAGCTACCAGAGCATCAACTACGACCTGAAAGTCCCGGCCCCGGCCCCGCCCTCGGCGGACAACCTGCTCGGTACCGACGATCAGGGCCGCGACGTACTGGCGCGGGTGATTTACGGCTTCCGCATTTCCGTGCTGTTTGCGCTGACCTTGACTGTGTTGAGTTCGATCATCGGCGTGATTGCCGGTGCGTTGCAGGGCTTCTATGGCGGCTGGGTCGATCTGGCCGGGCAGCGTTTTCTGGAGATCTGGTCGGGGCTGCCGGTGCTGTATCTGCTGATCATTCTCGCCAGTTTCGTCCAGCCGAATTTCTGGTGGTTGCTGGGGATCATGCTGCTGTTCTCGTGGATGAGCCTGGTCGACGTGGTGCGCGCCGAGTTCCTCCGTGGACGTAACCTTGAATACGTGCGTGCGGCGCGGGCGCTGGGCATGCAGAACGGCGCGATCATGTTCCGCCATATCCTGCCCAACGCGATGGTCTCGACCATGACGTTTATGCCGTTCATCCTCACCGGCGCCATCGGCACCCTCACCGCGCTGGACTTCCTTGGTTTCGGCTTGCCGGCCGGCAGTCCGTCGCTGGGTGAACTGGTCGCGCAGGGCAAATCCAACCTGCAAGCGCCGTGGCTGGGCATGAGTGCCTTTGCCGTGCTGGCGCTGATGTTGAGTTTGCTGGTGTTTATCGGCGAGTCCGCTCGCGATGCCTTCGACCCGAGGAAGTGA